A part of Calditerricola satsumensis genomic DNA contains:
- the xerD gene encoding site-specific tyrosine recombinase XerD yields METLIDQFIHYLGVERGLAANTLVSYRQDLTAFAAYLKEQGVQRIEETTRAHIVGFLLHLQQQGKATATISRHLASIRSFFHFLFRERLIDQDPSVNLETPKLQKRLPKVLSVEEVERLLAMPDPRTPTGLRDKAMLELLYASGLRVSELVSLNLHDVNLHMAYLKCMGKGSKERIIPLGRIAVDATRRYIERARPMLLRSQGEEALFVNHHGRRLTRQGFWKIIKKYAREAGIAKEITPHTLRHSFATHLLENGADLRSVQEMLGHADISTTQIYTHVTKTRLKEIYARTHPRA; encoded by the coding sequence ATGGAGACGTTGATCGACCAGTTCATCCACTACCTCGGCGTCGAACGGGGGTTGGCGGCCAACACGCTGGTCTCGTACCGCCAGGATCTGACGGCCTTTGCCGCGTACCTGAAGGAACAGGGCGTCCAGCGCATCGAGGAGACGACGCGGGCGCACATTGTGGGCTTTCTCCTGCACCTGCAGCAGCAAGGGAAGGCCACGGCGACCATCTCGCGCCACCTGGCGTCGATCCGGTCGTTTTTCCACTTCCTGTTCCGCGAACGCCTCATTGACCAGGACCCGTCGGTCAACCTCGAGACGCCCAAACTGCAGAAGCGCCTGCCCAAGGTGTTGTCGGTGGAGGAAGTGGAGCGCCTGTTGGCGATGCCCGATCCGCGCACGCCGACCGGCCTGCGCGACAAGGCGATGCTGGAGCTGTTGTACGCGTCGGGTCTGCGCGTGTCGGAGCTGGTGTCGCTGAACCTGCACGACGTCAATCTGCACATGGCCTACCTCAAGTGCATGGGCAAGGGATCGAAGGAGCGGATCATCCCCCTCGGCCGGATCGCCGTCGACGCCACGCGCAGGTACATCGAGCGGGCCCGGCCGATGCTGCTGCGCAGCCAGGGGGAAGAGGCCCTGTTCGTCAACCACCACGGCCGGCGCCTCACGCGGCAGGGGTTCTGGAAGATCATCAAGAAGTACGCCCGCGAGGCGGGCATCGCCAAGGAGATCACGCCGCACACGCTGCGCCATTCCTTTGCCACGCACCTTTTGGAAAACGGGGCCGACCTGCGCTCCGTGCAGGAGATGCTCGGCCACGCCGACATCTCCACGACGCAGATCTACACCCACGTCACCAAGACGCGCCTGAAGGAGATCTACGCGCGCACGCACCCGCGTGCGTAG
- a CDS encoding D-alanyl-D-alanine carboxypeptidase family protein, producing the protein MHKTIRAFFFTGLATVFLAANVAWAQPKPQPVPSSVNLAQNAVSAILIDADTGTVLYEKNSRLKLPPASITKIMTLLLVMEAIDRGKIKLTDKVRVSEYAASMGGSQIFLEPGEEMTVEDLIKGVAVASGNDASVALAEYVAGTEEAFVAMMNEKARQLGMTDTRFANSNGLPAPDHYTSARDIAIMSRELLKYEAITKYTGLYQDYLRKDTNRPFWLVNTNRLVRFYPGCDGLKTGYTSEAKFCLSATAKRDNFRVIAVVLGEPDTKTRNAEVAKMFDYAFSQYTTKPLYQRGDVIQELPVEKGERERLPVVAARHFNLLMKRGEDAGQYQTTVELPERVLAPVKAGDVLGHVVVTKQGQEVARLDLVAPVDVGAATFGQLWQRALNRLLHLP; encoded by the coding sequence ATGCACAAGACGATCCGCGCGTTTTTCTTTACCGGGCTGGCTACCGTATTCCTTGCCGCCAACGTCGCGTGGGCGCAGCCGAAGCCCCAGCCGGTGCCCTCATCGGTCAACCTGGCCCAAAACGCGGTGTCGGCCATCTTGATCGACGCCGACACCGGGACGGTCCTGTATGAGAAGAACAGCCGCCTGAAGTTGCCGCCGGCCTCGATCACGAAGATCATGACGCTCCTCCTCGTCATGGAAGCGATTGACCGGGGGAAGATCAAGCTGACCGACAAGGTGCGCGTCAGCGAATACGCCGCCTCGATGGGCGGGTCGCAGATCTTCCTCGAGCCCGGCGAAGAGATGACCGTGGAGGACCTGATCAAGGGCGTCGCCGTGGCCTCGGGCAACGACGCGTCGGTGGCCCTTGCCGAGTACGTCGCCGGCACGGAAGAGGCCTTTGTGGCGATGATGAACGAAAAGGCCCGCCAGCTTGGCATGACCGATACCCGCTTTGCCAACAGCAACGGGTTGCCCGCCCCGGACCATTACACCTCGGCCCGCGACATCGCCATCATGTCCCGCGAGCTCCTCAAATACGAGGCCATCACGAAGTATACCGGGCTGTACCAGGATTACCTGCGCAAAGACACCAACCGCCCCTTCTGGCTCGTCAACACCAACCGCTTGGTGCGCTTCTATCCGGGATGCGACGGCCTGAAGACGGGGTACACCAGCGAAGCGAAATTCTGCCTCTCCGCCACGGCCAAGCGCGACAATTTCCGCGTCATCGCCGTCGTTCTCGGCGAACCGGATACGAAGACGCGCAACGCCGAAGTGGCCAAGATGTTTGACTACGCCTTCAGCCAGTATACGACCAAACCGCTCTACCAGCGCGGCGACGTGATTCAGGAACTCCCCGTGGAAAAAGGCGAGCGGGAGCGCCTTCCAGTGGTGGCCGCCCGGCACTTCAACCTCCTCATGAAGCGCGGGGAGGACGCCGGGCAGTACCAGACGACAGTGGAGCTTCCGGAACGCGTTCTGGCGCCGGTGAAGGCCGGCGACGTGCTGGGCCATGTGGTCGTGACGAAGCAGGGCCAAGAGGTGGCGCGGCTCGATCTGGTGGCGCCGGTTGACGTGGGTGCGGCCACCTTCGGCCAGCTCTGGCAGCGCGCCCTAAACCGCCTGCTTCATCTGCCCTGA
- a CDS encoding RNA-guided endonuclease TnpB family protein — protein sequence MPMKLSEWAKKRGNTYKTAWRWVREGKMPVPAPKPLAKRLRLLQRRQRAHSRKEKGSKNRQKSALRLARLYRKIRNIRLDFLHKLTTELVRTHPVIAIEDLNVAGMLKNDRLARHIADVGWSTFRALLEAKAKRWGVRLVKVSRYEPTSKTCHACGHVMSELPLSVRTWTCPKCSTHHDRDVNAAKNLLRFALTVA from the coding sequence ATGCCCATGAAACTTAGCGAATGGGCCAAAAAGCGCGGCAACACGTACAAAACGGCGTGGCGCTGGGTTCGGGAAGGGAAAATGCCTGTGCCAGCGCCCAAGCCCCTCGCCAAAAGGCTCCGCCTTCTTCAAAGACGCCAGCGCGCCCACAGCCGGAAAGAAAAAGGCTCAAAGAACCGGCAAAAATCGGCCCTTCGCCTCGCCCGGCTGTACCGGAAGATCCGGAACATTCGTCTGGACTTCCTTCATAAGCTCACGACCGAACTCGTCCGAACCCACCCGGTGATCGCGATCGAGGACCTGAACGTCGCTGGGATGCTGAAGAACGACCGCCTCGCGCGGCACATCGCCGACGTCGGGTGGAGCACCTTCCGGGCGCTCCTCGAAGCGAAAGCCAAGCGTTGGGGCGTGCGCCTCGTGAAGGTAAGCCGCTACGAGCCGACGTCGAAGACGTGCCACGCCTGCGGCCACGTTATGTCAGAACTCCCGCTTTCCGTCCGGACGTGGACGTGTCCGAAGTGCAGCACGCATCACGACCGGGACGTGAATGCGGCCAAGAATCTGCTCAGGTTTGCCCTGACCGTGGCGTAA
- the deoB gene encoding phosphopentomutase: MRFSRIFLVVLDSVGIGALPDAADYSGEGANTLGHIAEAVGLSLPNLATLGLGNIAPLKGIPPAAAPKAHYGKMAEISAGKDTTTGHWELMGIHTKVPFKTYPNGFPPELIAEFERRIGRKVLGNKPASGTAIIEELGEEHMRTGAVIVYTSADSVFQVAAHEEVIPLEELYRICEIARELTLRDEYAVTRVIARPFVGKPGAFVRTANRRDYSVKPPAPTVMNRLADAGYDVIALGKISDIYAGEGVTEAIKTASNEDGVDKLLEVAQRSFRGLAFLNLVDFDAKYGHRRDPQGYAQALEAFDRRVPEILAALREGDLLILTADHGNDPTHRGTDHTREYVPLLVWHPALREGRSLGLRETFADVGATVADNFGVTPPAIGTSFLAEI; the protein is encoded by the coding sequence ATGCGATTTTCGCGCATCTTTCTCGTCGTCCTGGACAGCGTCGGCATCGGGGCGCTTCCCGACGCGGCCGACTACAGCGGCGAGGGGGCGAACACGCTGGGGCACATCGCCGAGGCGGTGGGGCTTTCGCTGCCCAACCTGGCGACGCTGGGGCTCGGCAACATTGCCCCGCTGAAGGGGATCCCGCCGGCGGCTGCGCCGAAGGCTCACTACGGCAAGATGGCGGAGATCTCCGCCGGCAAGGACACGACCACCGGCCACTGGGAGCTGATGGGCATTCACACGAAGGTGCCCTTCAAGACGTATCCGAATGGCTTTCCGCCGGAGCTGATTGCCGAGTTTGAGCGGCGCATCGGGCGAAAAGTCCTCGGCAACAAGCCGGCGTCGGGCACGGCCATCATCGAGGAGCTGGGCGAGGAGCACATGCGCACCGGCGCCGTCATCGTCTACACGTCGGCCGACAGCGTGTTCCAGGTGGCCGCCCACGAGGAGGTGATCCCCCTCGAGGAGCTGTACCGCATCTGCGAGATCGCCCGCGAGCTGACGCTCCGCGACGAGTACGCCGTCACGCGGGTGATCGCGCGGCCCTTCGTCGGGAAGCCGGGGGCCTTTGTGCGCACGGCGAACCGCCGCGACTACTCGGTCAAGCCGCCGGCGCCGACGGTGATGAACCGCCTGGCCGACGCCGGGTACGACGTCATCGCCCTCGGCAAGATTTCCGACATCTACGCCGGCGAAGGGGTGACGGAGGCGATCAAGACGGCGTCCAACGAGGACGGCGTCGACAAGCTGCTGGAGGTGGCCCAGCGGTCCTTCCGTGGGCTGGCCTTCCTCAACCTGGTCGACTTTGACGCCAAGTACGGCCACCGGCGCGATCCGCAAGGGTACGCCCAGGCCCTCGAGGCCTTCGACCGGCGGGTGCCGGAGATCCTCGCGGCGCTGCGCGAGGGGGACCTGCTCATCCTCACCGCGGACCACGGCAACGACCCGACCCACCGCGGCACCGACCACACGCGGGAGTACGTCCCGCTGCTCGTGTGGCACCCCGCCCTGCGCGAGGGGCGTAGCCTTGGCCTGCGCGAAACCTTCGCCGATGTGGGGGCCACGGTGGCCGACAACTTCGGCGTGACGCCGCCGGCGATCGGGACGAGCTTTTTGGCGGAAATTTAG
- a CDS encoding purine-nucleoside phosphorylase, with protein MYERIEKVRAFLAPKLPVRPKIGLILGSGLGVMADEVEGVQIPYGEIPDFPVSTVEGHDGKLVVGTLRGKPVMTMKGRFHAYEGYSLEQVTFPVRVMKALGVDTLIVTNAAGGINTDFRPGDLMLIRDHLNLTFRNPLIGPNDERLGPRFPDMSEAYDRGLRELAKDVAAKLGISLREGVYAGLLGPSYETPAEIRMLRTLGADAVGMSTVPEVIVARHASIRVLGISCISNMAAGILPQPLSHAEVMETAERVKDTFRALVGGIVEAL; from the coding sequence CTGTACGAACGCATCGAAAAGGTGCGCGCCTTTCTGGCGCCGAAGCTGCCCGTGCGGCCGAAAATCGGCCTGATCCTCGGTTCGGGCCTCGGCGTGATGGCCGACGAGGTGGAGGGCGTGCAGATTCCCTACGGGGAGATTCCCGACTTTCCCGTGTCGACGGTGGAAGGGCACGACGGGAAGCTGGTCGTTGGCACCCTGCGCGGCAAGCCGGTGATGACGATGAAGGGGCGCTTCCACGCCTACGAGGGGTACTCCCTGGAGCAGGTGACCTTCCCCGTGCGCGTGATGAAGGCCCTCGGCGTCGACACGCTGATCGTCACCAACGCCGCCGGCGGCATCAACACCGATTTCCGGCCCGGCGACCTGATGCTGATCCGCGACCACCTCAACCTGACCTTCCGCAACCCGCTCATCGGGCCCAACGACGAGCGGCTCGGCCCGCGCTTCCCCGACATGTCCGAAGCCTACGACAGGGGCCTGCGCGAGCTGGCGAAGGACGTTGCCGCCAAGCTGGGCATTTCCTTGCGCGAGGGCGTATACGCCGGGCTCCTCGGCCCGAGCTACGAGACGCCGGCGGAGATCCGCATGCTGCGCACGCTGGGAGCCGACGCCGTGGGCATGTCCACCGTACCGGAAGTGATCGTCGCCCGTCACGCCAGCATCCGCGTGTTGGGCATCTCCTGCATCAGCAACATGGCCGCCGGCATCCTGCCCCAGCCGCTGTCCCACGCGGAAGTGATGGAGACGGCGGAGCGGGTGAAGGACACCTTCCGCGCCCTCGTCGGGGGCATTGTGGAAGCGCTGTAA
- the ald gene encoding alanine dehydrogenase codes for MIIGVPKEIKDNENRVAITPAGVEMLRQAGHTVLIETGAGVGSGFTDDDYRQAGATIVDTAEEAWTRAELVLKVKEPLPSEYRFFREDLVLFTYLHLAAEPELTEALVESGMTAIAYETVQLDNGSLPLLTPMSEVAGRMAVQIGAQFLEKTKGGKGVLLGGVPGVAPAEVVIIGGGVVGTNAAKIAMGMGAKVTILDVNPDRLRYLDDLFGARLTTLMSNSYNIARSVAKADLLIGAVLIPGSRAPRLVTEEMVKSMSPGSVIVDVAIDQGGSIETIDRVTSHSHPTYVKHGVVHYAVPNIPGAVPRTSTIALTNVTIPYAVQLATKGVLQAIRDNRALARGVNVMKGHITHEGVARAFNRPYTPLEKLM; via the coding sequence ATGATCATCGGAGTACCCAAGGAGATCAAGGACAACGAAAACCGGGTGGCCATCACGCCGGCCGGCGTCGAAATGCTGCGCCAGGCGGGGCACACCGTGCTCATCGAAACAGGCGCTGGGGTTGGAAGCGGTTTCACGGACGACGATTACCGCCAGGCCGGGGCCACGATTGTCGACACGGCGGAAGAGGCGTGGACCCGCGCCGAACTCGTCCTCAAGGTGAAGGAGCCTCTTCCGAGCGAGTACCGCTTTTTCCGGGAAGATCTGGTGCTGTTTACCTACCTGCATCTCGCCGCGGAGCCGGAGCTGACCGAGGCCCTCGTGGAAAGCGGCATGACGGCCATCGCCTATGAAACGGTGCAGCTCGACAACGGGTCGCTGCCCCTCCTCACACCGATGAGCGAAGTGGCCGGGCGCATGGCCGTGCAGATTGGCGCGCAGTTTCTGGAGAAGACGAAGGGCGGCAAAGGCGTGCTGCTCGGCGGCGTGCCGGGCGTTGCGCCGGCAGAAGTGGTCATCATCGGCGGCGGCGTCGTCGGCACCAATGCGGCGAAGATCGCCATGGGCATGGGCGCCAAGGTGACGATCCTCGACGTCAACCCCGATCGCCTGCGCTACCTGGATGACCTCTTTGGCGCGCGGCTGACCACGCTCATGTCGAACAGCTACAACATCGCCCGCAGCGTGGCCAAGGCCGACCTCTTGATCGGCGCGGTGCTCATTCCCGGCTCCCGCGCTCCGCGCCTCGTGACCGAAGAAATGGTCAAGTCGATGAGCCCCGGCTCCGTCATCGTCGACGTGGCCATCGACCAGGGCGGTTCCATCGAGACGATCGACCGCGTGACCAGCCACAGCCACCCGACGTATGTGAAGCACGGCGTGGTCCATTATGCGGTCCCCAACATCCCGGGCGCCGTGCCGCGCACGTCGACCATCGCCCTCACCAACGTCACTATCCCGTACGCCGTGCAGCTGGCGACGAAGGGCGTGCTCCAGGCCATCCGCGACAACCGCGCCCTGGCCCGCGGCGTCAACGTGATGAAGGGCCACATCACCCACGAAGGCGTCGCCCGCGCCTTCAACCGGCCGTATACGCCGCTGGAGAAGTTGATGTGA
- a CDS encoding DUF4227 family protein, whose translation MTDFVRRVLLLVRFCALFLLLTYLFYRGIDWVTAHVLPLNPYEEPKGRAVKVLTPGAPDAAGEGRNVWEHVRTFLRYGE comes from the coding sequence GTGACGGATTTCGTGCGGCGCGTGCTGCTCTTGGTTCGCTTTTGCGCGCTCTTTTTGCTTCTTACCTATTTGTTTTACCGCGGCATCGATTGGGTCACCGCCCACGTGCTGCCCCTCAACCCGTATGAGGAGCCCAAGGGCCGCGCGGTGAAGGTGCTCACGCCGGGTGCGCCGGATGCCGCCGGCGAGGGAAGGAACGTGTGGGAGCACGTGCGCACCTTTCTGCGCTACGGGGAATGA
- the spoIIAB gene encoding anti-sigma F factor, with protein MSLSFASRSENESFARVAVAAFLSQLDPTLEELMEIKTVVSEAVTNAIIHGYENRDDGIVRIHVTVEGNRVEIVVEDDGVGIADIEQARQPLFTTKPELERSGMGFTIMENFVDELTITSAPGKGTRVRLVKQLSSHPAAVRQ; from the coding sequence ATGAGCCTGTCCTTTGCCAGCCGGAGCGAGAACGAGTCCTTCGCCCGCGTGGCGGTGGCCGCGTTTCTCTCGCAGCTTGACCCCACGCTGGAGGAGCTCATGGAAATCAAGACCGTCGTTTCGGAGGCGGTGACGAATGCCATCATTCACGGGTACGAAAACCGCGACGACGGCATCGTCCGCATCCACGTGACGGTGGAAGGCAACCGGGTGGAAATTGTCGTCGAGGACGACGGTGTGGGCATCGCCGACATCGAGCAGGCCCGCCAGCCCCTTTTCACCACCAAGCCGGAACTGGAGCGATCCGGCATGGGCTTTACGATTATGGAAAATTTCGTCGACGAGCTCACCATCACGTCGGCACCCGGCAAGGGCACCCGCGTCCGCCTTGTCAAGCAGCTGTCTTCCCATCCCGCCGCCGTGCGCCAGTAA
- a CDS encoding purine-nucleoside phosphorylase, which translates to MANRAQAVREAVAAIRERTGLVPEIGLILGSGLGDLAEQIEDATVIPYGEIPHFPVSTVAGHAGRLVIGRLEGKPVVAMQGRFHYYEGYSMAQVAFPVYVMKFLGTKVLIVTNAAGGMNKAFQPGDLMLIVDHLNFTGDNPLIGPNDDELGPRFPDMSRAYDPELIALAEQKAQELGIRVQKGVYAGISGPNYLPPAELVMLRRLGGDAVGMSTIPEVIAAAHCGLRVLGISCITDMAIGEELEPLTHEQVVAVAERTKPKFTALVRAVVAGVRA; encoded by the coding sequence ATGGCCAACCGCGCGCAAGCGGTGCGCGAGGCCGTCGCCGCCATCCGCGAGCGAACGGGCCTCGTGCCGGAGATCGGCCTCATTCTTGGATCGGGGCTCGGCGACCTGGCCGAGCAAATCGAGGACGCGACGGTGATCCCGTACGGGGAGATTCCGCATTTCCCCGTGTCGACGGTGGCCGGCCACGCCGGCCGCCTCGTGATCGGTCGCCTGGAAGGAAAGCCCGTGGTGGCGATGCAGGGCCGCTTCCACTACTACGAGGGCTATTCCATGGCCCAGGTGGCCTTTCCGGTGTACGTCATGAAGTTCCTCGGCACCAAGGTGCTGATCGTCACCAACGCCGCCGGGGGGATGAACAAGGCCTTCCAGCCCGGCGATCTCATGTTGATTGTGGACCACCTCAACTTTACCGGCGACAACCCGCTCATTGGGCCGAACGACGACGAGCTGGGGCCACGCTTTCCCGACATGTCTCGGGCCTACGACCCCGAGCTGATCGCCCTCGCCGAGCAGAAGGCACAGGAACTGGGCATCCGCGTGCAGAAGGGGGTCTACGCCGGCATCAGCGGGCCGAACTACCTGCCGCCGGCTGAGCTCGTGATGCTCCGCCGGCTGGGCGGCGACGCCGTGGGCATGTCCACCATCCCCGAGGTGATCGCCGCCGCCCACTGCGGGCTGCGCGTCCTGGGCATCTCCTGCATCACCGACATGGCCATCGGCGAGGAGCTGGAGCCCCTCACCCACGAGCAGGTGGTGGCCGTGGCCGAGCGGACCAAGCCGAAGTTCACCGCCCTCGTGCGGGCCGTCGTGGCCGGGGTGAGGGCCTGA
- a CDS encoding pyrimidine-nucleoside phosphorylase, producing MRAVDLIRKKRDGGTHTAEELRFLIQGYVAGRIPDYQMAAWAMAVYFRGMTDEETAYLTQELVASGETVDLSPIAGVKVDKHSTGGVGDTTTLVLGPLVASAGVPVAKMSGRGLGHTGGTIDKLESIPGFTTELTPQQFVDQVNRIKLAVVGQSAKLTPADKLLYALRDVTATVESIPLIASSVMSKKIAAGADAIVLDVKTGEGAFMREEADAFALARAMVAIGERLGRRTVAVVSDMSQPLGYAVGNALEVREAIDTLAGRGPADLTELCLVLGAHMLVLAGAAPDLEAARAILTRNIETGAALEAFRRFVAAQGGDARIVDEPDRLPQAAHQIPVLAPKRGYVSRVAAREVGECAMLLGAGRETKESAIDLAVGVVLRKKVGDRVEAGEPLAVIHANRPDVDAVAARLVRAFAISDEPAFPPPLVRGRVTEEGEVRG from the coding sequence ATGCGCGCCGTCGACCTGATCCGCAAGAAGCGCGACGGCGGGACCCACACCGCCGAGGAGCTGCGCTTTCTCATCCAGGGCTACGTGGCGGGGCGCATCCCCGACTACCAGATGGCCGCGTGGGCGATGGCCGTCTACTTCCGCGGCATGACCGACGAGGAGACGGCGTACCTCACCCAGGAGCTGGTGGCCTCCGGCGAGACGGTCGACCTGTCGCCCATCGCCGGGGTGAAGGTGGACAAGCACTCGACCGGCGGCGTCGGCGACACGACGACGCTCGTGCTCGGGCCCCTCGTGGCGTCGGCTGGCGTGCCCGTGGCCAAGATGTCGGGGCGCGGGCTGGGCCACACCGGGGGGACAATCGACAAGCTGGAGAGCATCCCCGGCTTCACCACGGAGCTGACGCCCCAGCAGTTCGTCGACCAGGTGAACCGCATCAAGTTGGCCGTCGTCGGGCAGAGCGCCAAGCTGACGCCGGCCGACAAGCTGCTCTACGCCCTGCGCGACGTGACGGCAACAGTGGAGTCGATTCCGCTCATCGCCAGCTCGGTGATGAGCAAGAAGATCGCCGCCGGGGCCGACGCCATCGTCCTCGACGTGAAGACCGGCGAGGGGGCCTTCATGCGCGAGGAGGCCGACGCCTTCGCCCTGGCGCGGGCCATGGTGGCCATCGGCGAGCGGCTGGGACGGCGCACCGTGGCCGTGGTGAGCGACATGAGCCAGCCCCTCGGCTACGCCGTGGGGAACGCCCTCGAGGTGCGGGAAGCGATCGACACGCTGGCCGGGCGCGGGCCGGCCGACCTGACCGAGCTGTGCCTGGTGCTGGGGGCGCACATGCTCGTGCTCGCCGGCGCGGCGCCGGACCTGGAGGCGGCGCGGGCGATCCTGACGCGCAACATCGAAACCGGCGCGGCGCTGGAGGCCTTCCGCCGCTTTGTGGCCGCCCAGGGCGGCGACGCGCGCATTGTCGATGAGCCGGACCGCCTGCCGCAGGCCGCGCACCAGATCCCCGTTCTCGCCCCGAAACGCGGCTACGTCTCCCGCGTGGCGGCGCGCGAGGTGGGCGAGTGTGCCATGCTCCTCGGCGCCGGCCGGGAGACGAAGGAGTCGGCCATCGACCTGGCCGTGGGCGTCGTGCTGCGCAAGAAGGTAGGCGACCGCGTGGAAGCCGGCGAGCCGCTGGCGGTGATCCACGCCAATCGCCCCGATGTGGACGCCGTCGCCGCGCGCCTTGTGCGCGCCTTCGCCATTTCCGACGAGCCGGCTTTCCCGCCGCCGCTCGTGCGCGGGCGGGTGACGGAGGAGGGCGAGGTGCGCGGGTAG
- the spoIIAA gene encoding anti-sigma F factor antagonist, with the protein MRLHVELETKRDVLIIRLAGELDHHTADALREQVDAIMNREKIRSIVLSLADLTFMDSSGLGVILGRYKRVAQLGGEMVVCSIHPTIYRLFELSGLFKILRIEESEWEALHALGVA; encoded by the coding sequence ATGCGACTGCACGTGGAGCTGGAAACGAAACGCGACGTGTTGATCATCCGCTTGGCGGGGGAACTGGACCACCACACCGCCGATGCGCTGCGGGAGCAGGTGGACGCGATCATGAACCGCGAAAAGATCCGCAGCATCGTCCTCAGCCTGGCCGACCTCACCTTTATGGACAGCTCCGGCCTTGGGGTCATCCTGGGCCGCTACAAGCGGGTCGCCCAGCTGGGCGGGGAGATGGTCGTCTGTTCCATTCACCCGACCATTTACCGCCTCTTCGAGCTGTCCGGGCTGTTTAAGATCCTGCGCATCGAAGAGAGCGAATGGGAAGCCTTGCACGCGTTGGGGGTGGCGTGA